A window from Primulina huaijiensis isolate GDHJ02 chromosome 11, ASM1229523v2, whole genome shotgun sequence encodes these proteins:
- the LOC140988982 gene encoding uncharacterized protein has protein sequence MADDLCFVAKDCLIIKAPKKNPLILRMSVLIFVMVCSVYICSVCLRQIGGWPLERLSSVEVVERPCELNNVKPLEKPFLHFPKPKSFSRGECACNPVRYFAILSTQRSGSGWFETLLNSHINISSNGEIFSVKVRRSNITTIVDTLDKIYNLDWFTSASKNECTAAVGLKWMLNQGLMQHHEEIVNYFNAKGVSAIFLFRRNLLRRMISVLANSYDQNAKLLNGTHKSHVHSHEEAKILAKYKPTVDTTTLLPNLKQLEDLVTKSLEYFKNTRHIILYYEDIIKKRKKLADVQDFLRVPRMDLTSRQVKIHKGSLSSQVENWEDVKKTLQGTSYEKFLDQDYKL, from the exons ATGGCGGACGATCTCTGTTTCGTCGCCAAG GATTGCTTAATCATAAAAGCTCCAAAGAAAAATCCACTAATATTGAGGATGTCGGTATTGATTTTCGTGATGGTATgtagtgtatatatatgttcGGTCTGTCTCAGGCAAATTGGGGGATGGCCGCTCGAACGTTTATCGAGCGTTGAAGTGGTAGAGAGACCATGTGAATTGAATAATGTCAAACCCTTGGAAAAACCTTTTCTGCATTTTCCcaaaccaaagtcttttagccG GGGAGAATGTGCATGCAATCCGGTACGATATTTTGCAATTTTGTCCACGCAGAGGTCTGGGAGCGGATGGTTCGAAACATTATTGAACAGTCACATCAACATAAGCTCTAATGGAGAAATATTCTCGGTTAAGGTCCGGAGAAGTAACataacaactattgtggatacTTTGGACAAAATCTATAATTTAGACTGGTTCACAAGTGCCTCTAAGAATGAGTGCACAGCTGCTGTTGGATTGAAATGGATGcttaatcag GGCTTAATGCAACATCATGAAGAAATAGTGAATTACTTCAATGCTAAAGGAGTTTCGGCAATTTTTCTTTTCAGAAGGAACCTATTGCGCAGAATGATATCAGTTCTCGCAAATTCTTATGATCAAAATGCCAAATTACTGAATGGGACTCACAAATCTCATGTGCATTCACACGAGGAG GCCAAAATACTTGCTAAATACAAACCAACAGTCGACACAACTACACTCTTACCAAACCTGAAGCAACTTGAAGACTTGGTTACCAAATCTTTGGAATATTTCAAGAACACTCGGCATATCATCCTCTACTATGAGGATATTATAAAAAAACGAAAA AAATTGGCAGACGTTCAAGATTTTTTGAGGGTCCCACGAATGGATTTGACTAGTCGACAAGTGAAGATTCACAAAGGATCTTTATCTTCACAAGTCGAAAACTGGGAGGATGTAAAGAAGACTCTCCAAGGAACATCTTACGAGAAGTTTTTAGATCAAGATTACAAGTTGTAA
- the LOC140988981 gene encoding polyadenylate-binding protein RBP47-like isoform X2 produces MNGGDLNQQQQMQHQQQQQQQQQQQQQQWAAMQQYQQQQWMAMHYPAMAMQQQMMYQQHYLPYYQQQQQQQQQQYQQQQPKQNHQIQSAGEDNRTIWIGDLQQWMDDGYLQSCFSQTGEVASVKIIRNKQTGQSERYGFVEFNSHASAEKVLQNYNGTTMPNTEQPFRLNWAGFSTGDRRPDSGSDLSIFVGDLSADVSDAMLHDAFATRYSSVRGAKVVVDPNTGRSKGYGFVRFGDENERSQAMTEMNGVYCSSRPMRVGVATPKKPSLQQQFSSQAVVLAGGFAPNGAVPQVQSDSDSSNTTIFVGGLDSDVTDEELRQHFAPFGDVLSVKIPAGKGCGFVQFANRSNAEDAIQRLSGTVIGKQTVRLSWGRNLGNKQMRSDYNNQWNNGSYYGKQGYNGYGYSANSGYGASSNGHVNHQQPVS; encoded by the exons ATGAACGGCGGAGATTTGAATCAACAGCAGCAGATGCAgcatcaacaacaacaacaacaacaacaacaacaacagcagcagcagtggGCGGCGATGCAGCAGTACCAGCAGCAGCAATGGATGGCGATGCATTACCCGGCGATGGCGATGCAGCAGCAGATGATGTATCAACAGCATTACTTACCGTActaccagcagcagcagcagcaacaacaACAACAGTATCAGCAGCAGCAGCCGAAGCAGAATCACCAGATTCAGAGTGCGGGAGAAGATAACAGGACGATCTGGATTGGGGATCTTCAGCAGTGGATGGATGACGGTTATCTTCAATCTTGCTTTTCCCAAACCGGAGAG GTTGCTTCTGTTAAGATTATCCGCAATAAGCAGACTGGTCAATCGGAGAGATATGGATTTGTTGAGTTCAATTCTCACGCATCAGCGGAGAAAGTTCTGCAGAACTACAATGGAACCACGATGCCAAATACGGAGCAACCCTTCCGCTTGAACTGGGCAGGATTCAGCACTGGTGATAGACGCCCGGATTCTGGTTCTGATTTGTCAATTTTTGTTGGTGATTTGTCTGCTGATGTTAGTGATGCTATGTTGCATGATGCCTTTGCCACTAGATATTCATCTGTCAGAGGTGCTAAAGTTGTAGTTGATCCAAATACTGGCCGTTCAAAAGGTTACGGCTTTGTCAGATTTGGTGATGAAAATGAGAGGTCTCAAGCCATGACTGAAATGAATGGCGTGTATTGTTCTAGTAGACCTATGCGAGTTGGTGTTGCAACTCCTAAGAAACCTTCTCTACAGCAACAATTTTCTTCACAAG CCGTGGTATTGGCTGGTGGATTTGCACCAAATGGTGCTGTACCCCAAGTTCAGTCAGATAGTGATTCATCTAACACTACA ATATTTGTGGGAGGGCTTGATTCTGATGTCACCGATGAAGAGCTCAGACAGCATTTCGCTCCATTTGGTGACGTTCTCTCTGTTAAAATTCCAGCGGGAAAGGGATGCGGTTTCGTCCAGTTTGCAAACAG AAGCAATGCAGAGGATGCAATTCAGAGATTAAGTGGCACTGTTATTGGAAAGCAGACAGTTCGTCTTTCTTGGGGTCGAAATCTGGGAAACAAGCAG ATGAGATCCGACTATAACAACCAGTGGAATAACGGATCTTACTATGGAAAACAAGGCTACAACGGATATGGATACTCAGCAAATTCAGGGTACGGGGCATCTTCCAACGGTCATGTGAACCACCAGCAGCCAGTAAGTTAA
- the LOC140988981 gene encoding polyadenylate-binding protein RBP47-like isoform X1 has protein sequence MNGGDLNQQQQMQHQQQQQQQQQQQQQQWAAMQQYQQQQWMAMHYPAMAMQQQMMYQQHYLPYYQQQQQQQQQQYQQQQPKQNHQIQSAGEDNRTIWIGDLQQWMDDGYLQSCFSQTGEVASVKIIRNKQTGQSERYGFVEFNSHASAEKVLQNYNGTTMPNTEQPFRLNWAGFSTGDRRPDSGSDLSIFVGDLSADVSDAMLHDAFATRYSSVRGAKVVVDPNTGRSKGYGFVRFGDENERSQAMTEMNGVYCSSRPMRVGVATPKKPSLQQQFSSQAVVLAGGFAPNGAVPQVQSDSDSSNTTIFVGGLDSDVTDEELRQHFAPFGDVLSVKIPAGKGCGFVQFANRSNAEDAIQRLSGTVIGKQTVRLSWGRNLGNKQQMRSDYNNQWNNGSYYGKQGYNGYGYSANSGYGASSNGHVNHQQPVS, from the exons ATGAACGGCGGAGATTTGAATCAACAGCAGCAGATGCAgcatcaacaacaacaacaacaacaacaacaacaacagcagcagcagtggGCGGCGATGCAGCAGTACCAGCAGCAGCAATGGATGGCGATGCATTACCCGGCGATGGCGATGCAGCAGCAGATGATGTATCAACAGCATTACTTACCGTActaccagcagcagcagcagcaacaacaACAACAGTATCAGCAGCAGCAGCCGAAGCAGAATCACCAGATTCAGAGTGCGGGAGAAGATAACAGGACGATCTGGATTGGGGATCTTCAGCAGTGGATGGATGACGGTTATCTTCAATCTTGCTTTTCCCAAACCGGAGAG GTTGCTTCTGTTAAGATTATCCGCAATAAGCAGACTGGTCAATCGGAGAGATATGGATTTGTTGAGTTCAATTCTCACGCATCAGCGGAGAAAGTTCTGCAGAACTACAATGGAACCACGATGCCAAATACGGAGCAACCCTTCCGCTTGAACTGGGCAGGATTCAGCACTGGTGATAGACGCCCGGATTCTGGTTCTGATTTGTCAATTTTTGTTGGTGATTTGTCTGCTGATGTTAGTGATGCTATGTTGCATGATGCCTTTGCCACTAGATATTCATCTGTCAGAGGTGCTAAAGTTGTAGTTGATCCAAATACTGGCCGTTCAAAAGGTTACGGCTTTGTCAGATTTGGTGATGAAAATGAGAGGTCTCAAGCCATGACTGAAATGAATGGCGTGTATTGTTCTAGTAGACCTATGCGAGTTGGTGTTGCAACTCCTAAGAAACCTTCTCTACAGCAACAATTTTCTTCACAAG CCGTGGTATTGGCTGGTGGATTTGCACCAAATGGTGCTGTACCCCAAGTTCAGTCAGATAGTGATTCATCTAACACTACA ATATTTGTGGGAGGGCTTGATTCTGATGTCACCGATGAAGAGCTCAGACAGCATTTCGCTCCATTTGGTGACGTTCTCTCTGTTAAAATTCCAGCGGGAAAGGGATGCGGTTTCGTCCAGTTTGCAAACAG AAGCAATGCAGAGGATGCAATTCAGAGATTAAGTGGCACTGTTATTGGAAAGCAGACAGTTCGTCTTTCTTGGGGTCGAAATCTGGGAAACAAGCAG CAGATGAGATCCGACTATAACAACCAGTGGAATAACGGATCTTACTATGGAAAACAAGGCTACAACGGATATGGATACTCAGCAAATTCAGGGTACGGGGCATCTTCCAACGGTCATGTGAACCACCAGCAGCCAGTAAGTTAA
- the LOC140988980 gene encoding serine carboxypeptidase 1-like, with translation MKGGFILFLFVFCYVDSVKCYGGRGYDPLGKFLKAQRLKKSRNHVTKYSSSTVYSPVCIGSQEGLKEADEISLLPGQPKVNFSQYSGYVTVDPTAGRALFYYFAESEEPSSKPLVLWLNGGPGCSSIGSGAMTENGPFRVNPDGKTLWYNKYAWNNVANVLYLESPAGVGFSYSNTTSDYVTGDKRTAADSYTFLVNWLDRFPEYKTRDFFITGESYAGHYVPQLADLILENNKITNQTVINLKGIAIGNAYIDYTDRWTGTYDHYWTSALISDETHHGIVSNCNFSSSDSPVSDSCSLYENQADTEIGNVYVYDVYAPLCGSHSTAPSISNFDPCSDDYVNTYLNTKEIQAALHVTGIPVSWADCNYAMNGEWQDEPDTVLPVIKKLMASGITVWIYSGDTDNIIPVTTTRYSFPKLGAPVKKPWYPWYYQGEVGGYVVGYQNVTFVTIRGAGHFVPSYQPGRALAFFTSFLKGNLPPGQN, from the exons ATGAAAGGTGGTTTCATTTTGTTCTTGTTTGTTTTCTGCTACGTTGATTCTGTTAAGTGTTACGGTGGAAGGGGGTATGATCCTCTTGGAAAGTTTCTGAAGGctcaaagattaaaaaaatcgCGCAATCATGTTACTAAATACTCCTCCTCAACCGTGTATTCGCCTGTTTGTATTGGATCTCAGGAGGGACTGAAAGAAGCTGATGAAATATCACTTTTGCCCGGTCAGCCAAAAGTTAATTTTTCTCAGTACTCGGGATATGTCACGGTCGATCCTACAGCGGGTCGAgcacttttttattattttgctgAATCTGAGGAGCCTTCCAGCAAGCCTCTTGTGTTGTGGCTAAATGGAG GGCCGGGTTGTTCTTCAATAGGGTCTGGTGCAATGACCGAAAATGGGCCGTTTCGAGTGAACCCTGATGGGAAAACATTATGGTACAACAAGTATGCTTGGAACAATG TGGCAAATGTGTTGTACTTGGAATCCCCGGCTGGTGTTGGATTTTCTTACTCGAATACAACCTCAGACTATGTTACAGGAGACAAAAGAACCGCAGCAGATTCTTACACCTTTCTGGTTAACTGGTTGGATCGATTTCCAGAGTATAAAACCAGAGATTTCTTCATAACCGGAGAGAGTTATGCTGGTCACTACGTGCCTCAGCTTGCGGATTTGATCCTcgaaaacaacaaaatcacaaaTCAGACAGTCATTAACTTAAAGGGAATAGCA ATTGGAAATGCCTACATAGACTATACGGATAGGTGGACGGGCACATACGATCACTACTGGACCAGTGCCCTCATATCGGATGAAACCCACCATGGAATCGTCTCGAATTGCAACTTCTCTTCTTCAGACTCTCCGGTATCAGATTCCTGTTCGTTGTATGAAAATCAAGCTGATACAGAGATTGGAAACGTCTACGTTTACGATGTGTATGCACCATTATGCGGTTCCCATTCAACAGCTCCCTCG ATATCTAATTTTGATCCATGCTCCGACGATTATGTAAACACTTATTTGAACACAAAGGAGATTCAGGCGGCTCTCCATGTTACTGGAATTCCTGTATCATGGGCAGATTGCAA CTATGCCATGAATGGCGAGTGGCAGGACGAGCCGGATACCGTGTTACCGGTGATCAAGAAATTGATGGCGAGTGGTATTACTGTTTGGATTTACAG TGGAGATACAGACAATATAATTCCAGTGACAACAACAAGGTACTCATTTCCTAAACTTGGTGCACCGGTGAAAAAGCCATGGTACCCTTGGTACTATCAAGGCGAG GTTGGAGGGTATGTGGTCGGTTATCAGAATGTGACATTCGTGACCATAAGAGGAGCTGGACATTTTGTTCCGAGCTACCAGCCTGGACGAGCACTTGCCTTTTTCACATCCTTTTTAAAAGGAAATCTGCCTCCCGGTCAGAATTAA
- the LOC140988157 gene encoding uncharacterized protein, with amino-acid sequence MAMEMMKPEANMDFKFDSASTSPYISAPSSPQRFGSFFYSAPASPRVYAAEDGGDVSVQFEWEEKPGIRKSKEDQISTAASSNYGDAEQDLKEIDFEFDFSGNLERLSLSADELFDGGKIKPLKPPPRFHYEQNHKPTPDSPKSPKKMFRQPFSPRHRKKDSDLGPFAAALEETRKQKFQESNYTRGRERSNNSSNSSQSRHKATRSLSPFRVSDLLFDPEFNQEPTENPSSASAFSSFWHKKWKIKDLLLFRSASESHATDKEQMRKFSVLKKTDSIDVKNSSFRSTDSSSGSVSRRRRSGPPISAHELHYTVNRAVSEEMKKRTFLPYKQGLLGCLGFQPSLFSSDSKKF; translated from the coding sequence ATGGCGATGGAGATGATGAAACCAGAGGCAAACATGGACTTCAAATTCGACAGTGCCTCCACTTCACCTTACATAAGTGCTCCTTCCAGCCCTCAACGCTTCGGCTCTTTTTTTTACAGTGCTCCCGCCAGCCCACGGGTCTACGCCGCCGAAGACGGCGGGGATGTTTCTGTGCAGTTTGAATGGGAAGAAAAGCCCGGGATTCGTAAGAGTAAAGAAGACCAGATCAGCACTGCTGCTTCTTCGAACTATGGCGATGCTGAACAAGATTTGAAGGAGATAGATTTTGAGTTTGATTTCAGTGGGAATCTGGAGAGGCTTTCTCTGTCGGCGGATGAGCTTTTCGATGGAGGCAAGATTAAGCCGTTGAAGCCACCTCCAAGATTTCATTACGAACAAAATCACAAACCCACCCCGGATTCGCCGAAATCTCCCAAGAAAATGTTCAGACAACCATTCTCTCCACGCCACAGGAAGAAAGATTCAGACCTGGGCCCATTTGCAGCAGCCCTGGAAGAGACACGGAAGCAAAAGTTTCAAGAAAGTAATTACACAAGAGGAAGGGAAAGATCCAACAATTCTTCAAATTCGTCACAATCCAGGCATAAAGCGACAAGATCCTTGTCTCCATTCAGAGTTTCTGATCTGTTATTTGATCCCGAATTCAACCAGGAACCAACAGAAAATCCCTCTTCAGCTTCCgctttttcttcattttggcACAAGAAATGGAAGATCAAAGACCTGTTACTGTTCAGAAGCGCATCAGAAAGCCACGCAACAGACAAAGAACAGATGAGGAAGTTTTCTGTATTGAAGAAAACTGATTCGATCGATGTTAAGAATTCGAGTTTCAGGTCTACAGATAGCAGCAGCGGATCAGTTTCCAGGAGAAGAAGATCAGGCCCTCCAATTTCAGCTCATGAGTTGCATTACACAGTAAATAGAGCTGTTTCAGAGGAAATGAAGAAGAGAACTTTCTTGCCTTACAAACAAGGATTATTGGGTTGTTTAGGATTTCAGCCATCTCTATTCTCATCCGATTCCAAGAAATTTTAG